The Methylopila sp. M107 genome contains the following window.
CCCACGACGTCGCCTCTAAGCAGCTGCTGCTCGATTCTGTTGTGCGGCGCAGTATTCAAAAGCGCGTCGTCGACGAAATCGATGTCGCTCTCGCCGTAAGTCTCAGTCCCGACGGTTTCCGGCAAGTCGCGGAAGACCTCGACCGTGCGAGGATCGACCGTAATCCCGGACCGCTGCGTATCGGTGGAGAGATCGAGGACGTAAAACATCGCTGGGCCGGGTCGCTGCATGTTGGAGTCTGCAGCTACAACGCCGGCGCCCGCGCCGGGTTCCCGACGCGGAGTAGAGTTTCACGGATTATTTACGAATCAGGGTCAGCGGCTGGGAAGCGCGTCGTCGTCGATCAGGTGCTCGAGCGCGCCGATCGCGACTTCGAGGTCGGCGATCTTCCGCAGGGCTCCGTCGGAAGGCAGCGTCTGGCTCCGCGCAGCAGCAGCCAGGAGCTCGACCTGGGCGACCTTCATGCGATCGAGCAGTCCCTTGTAGTCCGTCATGAAACTTATAATTCCTGGCGCGGGAAAATGCGCCCGCAGCGGATCGGGCGTGAAAGAAGTGGTCGGAGCGGCGGGATTCGAACCCACGACCCCTAGTCCCCCAGACTAGTGCGCTAACCGGGCTGCGCCACGCTCCGACTTGTACCCTCGCGGGCCGGGTTGCCGTACCGCCAAACGGCTGCGGGCGCAAGCGTTCGTGGTCGCCGATCGACGTCCATGGCGCGCCGGCGGCGCGCTTGGTAAGCCGGAGCATGATCTGGTTCATGACATCGACTGATCCGTCGCGGCGCAGATGATCTCACAGAAAGCGAAATACGCGCTGAAGGCGCTGGTGGCGCTGGCGCGGACGGAGAGCGGGAAGCCGTGCGCGATCCGCGACATCGCCGCGCGCGAAAGAATTCCGCAGAGCTTTCTCGAGCAGATACTGATCGAACTCCGCCGCGCGGGCCTCGTCGAGAGCCGTCGCGGCAAGGATGGCGGCTATCTGCTCGCCGCGGCCCCCTCCGAGATCGGGCTCGGCCGGGTGCTCAGGATCGTGGACGGGCCGCTCGCGCCGCTGCCCTGCCTGTCGCGGACCGCATACCGCCGCTGCGCCGATTGTCCGGACGAGGCAGCGTGCACGGTGCGCGCCGTCTTCCTTGAGGTCTATGAGACGACAATCGCCGTGATGGACAGGACCACGCTGGCAGATGCGCTTGGTTCGGCGGCGGGCGAGACCCCTTGGAGTTCCGCGGTCGACACGTCTTCGCGATAACGCTCCGGATCATCACTACACAAAATCTATAAACTTTACCCAGGTCGCGTTGACAATCCCGACTCATCGTGTCGTGTATGCGGCGTCGCACAATTCGGAGCCAATTCCCATGAACCGCCGTTTCGCCCTGCGCATCGCCGCCGCGCTTGCATTGGCGACCCCGCTCGTCTGCGGCGCCACTTCCGCAATGGCGCAGGCCAAGCTTACCAACGTGTCGTACGATCCGACGCGCGAGCTCTACAAGGATTTCAACGCCGCCTTCGAGAAGAACTGGAAGGCCGAAACCGGCGAGACCCTCAAGGTCCAGGTCTCTCACGGCGGCTCGGGCAAGCAGGCCCGTTCGGTCATCGACGGGCTCAACGCCGACGTCGTGACGCTCGCGCTCGCCTCCGACATCGACGGCATCGCCAAGGCCACCGGCAAGCTGCCGGAAAACTGGCAGGCGCGCCTGCCGAACAACTCGTCGCCCTACACGTCGACGATCGTGTTCCTGGTCCGCAAGGGCAACCCGAAGGGCATCAAGGACTGGGGCGACCTCGTGAAGCAGGACGTCCAGGTCATCACCCCGAACCCGAAGACGTCGGGCGGCGCCCGCTGGAACTACCTCGCCGCCTGGGCCTGGGCCCGCGCGCAGAACGGCGGCGACGACGCCAAGGCCAAGGAATTCGTGGCCGAGCTCTTCAAGCACGTCCCCGTGCTGGACTCCGGCGCCCGCGGCTCGACCACGACGTTCGCGCAGCGCGAGCTCGGCGACGTGCTGCTCGCCTGGGAGAACGAAGCGTTCCTGTCGTTCAAGGAATTCGGCGAGGACAAGTTCGAGATCGTCTACCCCACCATCTCCATCCTCGCGGAACCCCCGGTCGCGATCGTTGACGGCAATGTCGACAAGAACGGCACCCGCAAGGCGGCTGAGGCCTACCTGAACCTGCTCTACGACAAGGAAGGCCAGACGCTGGCGGCCAAGCACTACTACCGCCCGTCCAAGCCCGAGCTTGCGAACGCCGAAGACCTCAAGCGCTTCAAGGACCTGAAGCTCGTCACCATCGACAAGGATTTCGGCGGCTGGAAGAAGGCGCAGGCCGAGCACTTCGGCGACGGCGGCACCTTCGACCAGATCTACCGCCCGCAGTGACGCGGGCGACGTTCTCCTGAGCCTCCGCGGCCGGTCAATCCACCGGCCGCGGCTTTTTTCGTGTCGTCTAGAGCGCGGGATCTCCGCTTGACCAACGTATCGATCCTGACAGACGCCGCCGCGGGAGCGCCCGGCGCCCCAAGACGGAAGCGCACCATCCCGGAGTTTCGCGTCCCGAGCGCCATACCCGGCTTCGGTCTGACCTACGGCTTCGTCTGGCTGTACCTGTCCATCATCATCCTCATTCCGCTCGGCGCGATCGTGCTGTGGGCGGCGTCGCTCGGCCCGGTCAAGCTCTTCGAGATCCTGACGCGGCCCGACACGTTCTCGGCGTTGAAGCTGTCCTTCGGGTTGTCGCTGCTCGCCGCGGCCGTCAATGCGGTGTTCGGCCTGATCGTCGCATGGGTGCTGACGCGCTACACCTTCCCGGGCCGGCGTCTGCTCGACGCGGCGGTCGATCTGCCCTTCGCGCTGCCGACCGCGGTCGCAGGCATCGCGCTCACCGCGATCTACGCCCAGAACGGCTGGGTCGGCGCGTTTTTTGCGCCCGGCAGCGTCTTCGCCTCGATCTTCGGACCCCTCAAGATCGCCTACACGCCGCTCGGCATCTTCGTGGCGCTGGTCTTCATCGGCTTGCCCTTCGTCGTCCGCACGCTGCAGCCGGTGCTGTCCGACCTCGACAAGGAACTGGAGGAGGCCTCCGCTACGCTTGGCGCGACGCGCGGCGTGACGCTGTTCAAGGTCGTGTTGCCGACGGTGTTCCCGGCGCTGCTGACGGGCTTCGCTCTCGCCTTCGCGCGCGCCGTCGGCGAATACGGTTCAGTGATCTTCATCGCCGGCAACATCCCGGGCGTGTCCGAGATCGCGCCGCTGCTGATCATCACCCGTCTCGAACAGTTCGACTACGCCGGCGCGACCGCGATCGCGACCGCGATGCTCGCTCTGTCCTTCATCATCCTGCTTCTGGTGAACTTCACCGAGGCCTGGTCCAGGAAGAGGCTCGGCCATGTCCGGTAACGCGTCCCTCGCAGTCGCCCCAAGCCCAGGCCGCGCAGCGCCGATCCAACTGCCGAGCCCGGTGACCGAGAGCCGGGGAGCCAAGATCTTGCTGATTGGGGTCGCGGTGGCGTTCCTGGTCTTCTTCCTGCTGTTGCCGCTGATCGCGGTGTTCACCGAAGCGCTCCGCAAGGGCGTCGACGCCTACTTCGCCGCGTTCACCGATCCGGACACGCTGTCCGCGATCTGGCTGACCGTTACGGTCGCGGTGATCGCGGTGCCGCTCAACATCGTGTTCGGCCTCGCCGCCTCCTGGGCGATCGCGAAGTTCGAGTTCAAAGGCAAGAGCTTCCTGCTGTCGCTGATCGACCTGCCGTTCTCTGTGTCGCCGGTCGTCGCCGGCATGAGCTACGTGCTGCTGTTCGGCGCGCAGGGGCTGTTCGGTCCCTGGCTCGACAAGCACGGCCTGCAGATCATCTTCGCGGTGCCGGGCCTCGTGCTCGCGACGATCTTCGTGACCTTCCCCTTCGTCGCGCGCGAACTGATCCCGCTGATGCAGGAGCAGGGCACGAGCGAGGAGGAGGCGGCGCTGTCGCTTGGCGCCGGCGGCTTCCGGACCTTCTGGTCGGTGACGCTGC
Protein-coding sequences here:
- a CDS encoding Rrf2 family transcriptional regulator; translated protein: MISQKAKYALKALVALARTESGKPCAIRDIAARERIPQSFLEQILIELRRAGLVESRRGKDGGYLLAAAPSEIGLGRVLRIVDGPLAPLPCLSRTAYRRCADCPDEAACTVRAVFLEVYETTIAVMDRTTLADALGSAAGETPWSSAVDTSSR
- the cysT gene encoding sulfate ABC transporter permease subunit CysT, whose product is MPEFRVPSAIPGFGLTYGFVWLYLSIIILIPLGAIVLWAASLGPVKLFEILTRPDTFSALKLSFGLSLLAAAVNAVFGLIVAWVLTRYTFPGRRLLDAAVDLPFALPTAVAGIALTAIYAQNGWVGAFFAPGSVFASIFGPLKIAYTPLGIFVALVFIGLPFVVRTLQPVLSDLDKELEEASATLGATRGVTLFKVVLPTVFPALLTGFALAFARAVGEYGSVIFIAGNIPGVSEIAPLLIITRLEQFDYAGATAIATAMLALSFIILLLVNFTEAWSRKRLGHVR
- the cysW gene encoding sulfate ABC transporter permease subunit CysW, whose protein sequence is MSGNASLAVAPSPGRAAPIQLPSPVTESRGAKILLIGVAVAFLVFFLLLPLIAVFTEALRKGVDAYFAAFTDPDTLSAIWLTVTVAVIAVPLNIVFGLAASWAIAKFEFKGKSFLLSLIDLPFSVSPVVAGMSYVLLFGAQGLFGPWLDKHGLQIIFAVPGLVLATIFVTFPFVARELIPLMQEQGTSEEEAALSLGAGGFRTFWSVTLPNVRWALLYGVLLSNARAMGEFGAVSVLSGHLRGLTNTIPLQVEILYNEYNFVAAFAVASVLASLGLVTLVIKSGLEWRYGDQISAAHRH
- a CDS encoding sulfate ABC transporter substrate-binding protein; this translates as MNRRFALRIAAALALATPLVCGATSAMAQAKLTNVSYDPTRELYKDFNAAFEKNWKAETGETLKVQVSHGGSGKQARSVIDGLNADVVTLALASDIDGIAKATGKLPENWQARLPNNSSPYTSTIVFLVRKGNPKGIKDWGDLVKQDVQVITPNPKTSGGARWNYLAAWAWARAQNGGDDAKAKEFVAELFKHVPVLDSGARGSTTTFAQRELGDVLLAWENEAFLSFKEFGEDKFEIVYPTISILAEPPVAIVDGNVDKNGTRKAAEAYLNLLYDKEGQTLAAKHYYRPSKPELANAEDLKRFKDLKLVTIDKDFGGWKKAQAEHFGDGGTFDQIYRPQ